ACGTGAGTCCCGCCGCCCACGTGATCGGGGACGTCCGGATCGGGGAAGGGTGCTGGATCGGGCCCGGCGCGGTGATCCGGGGAGATTTCGGCCCTATCACGATCGGGGGCTTTTCCGCAGTCGAGGAGAACTGTGTCGTTCACTGCTACCCGGACTCCGAGTGCGTCGTCGGGGAGTATGTGACGATCGGGCACAACGCGACCGTGCACGCAGCTCGCGTCGGCGACTACGTCACGGTCGGGATGGGCGCGGTGCTAGGGGTAGACGCGGTGGTCGGATCGTGGTGCATCGTCGGGGAGGGCGCGGTCGTCCGGTCCCGGCAGGAGATTCCGCCGGATACCGTCGTCGCGGGTGTCCCCGCGGAGAGGATCGGCTCCATGGACGACGCGAAGAAGAAATACCGGATGGAAGGGAAGCGACTGTATGCCGGGTTGGGCAGACGCTACAAGGAAGGACTGAAGCCGCTGTAGGCAGGAAGGGAGGAACGGGAAATGCGGGGAGTCTCCATCATAGGCATCGGCACGACGCCGTTCGGGGTACTGGAAGGGGTGGGTTTGAAGGCGATGGCGATCCAGGCCGCCAACCAGGCGCTCCTGGACGCCGGCCTCGACCGGAAGGAGATCGAGGCGCTCTACGTGGGGAATTTCATCTCCGGGGTCCTCACCGGCCAGGAGACGATCGCCCCCCAGATCGGGGACCTCCTCGGCTTGCGCAAGGACGTCCCCTGCACGAAGGTGGAGGGAGCGTGCTGTTCGGGGGGGATCGCCCTCCGGCACGGCCACTCCCTTATCGCGTCGGGTCAGGCGCAGTTCGTTCTCGTGATCGGGGTCGAGAAGATGACGCACGCCTCGACGGAGAAGAACACCGAGGGGCTGGCGACGGCGATGGACCACGATTCTG
The DNA window shown above is from Deltaproteobacteria bacterium and carries:
- a CDS encoding gamma carbonic anhydrase family protein → MGLYELGGRVPSVGEGTYVSPAAHVIGDVRIGEGCWIGPGAVIRGDFGPITIGGFSAVEENCVVHCYPDSECVVGEYVTIGHNATVHAARVGDYVTVGMGAVLGVDAVVGSWCIVGEGAVVRSRQEIPPDTVVAGVPAERIGSMDDAKKKYRMEGKRLYAGLGRRYKEGLKPL